Within the Syntrophales bacterium genome, the region GACGCAGAGGCCGCAGCCGTCACATTTTTCCTCATCGATGCGGATGATTTTCCGGGTGGCGTTCATATCGGTCGTTTCCTCCTTCTTTCTTTTGCCTCTATCATAAACACCTCTTTTCAGAACGTCTTTGACTTAAGTCAAGGACCGGTGGTATTTTTTCCGGCATGGATAAGCCAGCCATTGATCCGGTCGGGAGACTCTCCCTGATTCCCCTTTTCGCGGGCCTGCCCCGACCCCACCTGGAGGCCCTGGCGGGCATCACGGTGACGAAATCGTTCCCGGCGGGGTGCAGAATCTTTTCCGAGGGAGAGGAAGGCCGGGGCTTCTACGCGGTTCTCTCCGGCCGCGTCAAGATCTTCAAGCTCTCCCCGGAGGGAAAGGAGCAGATCCTCCACCTCTTCGGTCCCGGCGAGATTTTCGGGGAGGTGGCCGTGTTTACCGGCCGGGGCTTCCCGGCCCACGCTTCGGCGGAGCGATCCAGTTCCCTGCTGTTCTTCCCGCGGGAGGCCTTCGTGGAGTTGATCCACCGGGATGCCTCCCTGGCGCTGGGCATGCTGGCGGTTCTGTCCGTGCGGCTCCGGCGGTTCACCCGCATGGTGGAGGACCTGTCCCTGAAGGAAGTCCCGGGAAGACTGGCGGCCTACCTGCTCTACCGGAGCGGCGATGAAAAAAAGAGCGTCGTCGAACTGGACCTTTCCAAGGCCCAGTTGGCGGCTCTCCTGGGGACCATCCCCGAAACCCTCTCCAGGATTCTGACGCGCATGGGACGGCGGGGCCTCATTCGCACCCAGGGCTCCCGGATCACGATCCTCGAAAGGGAAGGTATCGAGGCCATCGCCACGGAAGGAAGCAAACTCGCCTGAAACCTGAAACAGGAAAGGAGGAGACCCCATGAAGCCTATTGGACCCCTGATGTGGGAACACCGGCTCATCGAGCGGATGATCCGGGCGGTCAAGGTCGAGATCGAGCGAATCGCCCGGGAGAACACGGTCAACCCCGTCGCGGTGGACGTCGCCGTGGACTTCATCCGGACCTATGCCGACCGGACCCACCACGGCAAGGAGGAAGACATCCTGTTCCGGGAGATGAAGAAGAAAAAGCTGACCCCGGAACACGCCCGGATCATGGACGAACTGATCGAGGAACACCGGGAGGGACGCAAGACCGTGGCCCGCCTCGTGGCGGCCAAGGAGCAGTACCTGAAGGGGGACGCCGCGGCTGTCGCCACGGTAGTTGAATGTCTCCGCTGGCTGACGGACTTTTACCCGAAGCACATCACCAAGGAGGACAAGGGCTTCTTCTACCCGATCCTCGCCTACTTCAGCGATGCGGAGCAGAAGGCCATGCTGGACGAGTTCTACGAGTTCGACCGGAAGATGATCCACGAAACGTACAGCCGGGTGGTGGACGCCTTCGATACCGGCCGGCCTTGATCGCGGACGGAATGCATTTGTCTGTCCGATACGGCGGAATCCTTCATCGACGGAGCGGACGAACTTCCCTGCCGGGCAAAATCCGAAGGGCGGAACCGGGTGTTCGCGAACGGACGTCAGCGACACCGCTCCGCCCTTCCCCCCGCCCCGGGAAACGAAGCGAACAATCCTACTGAAAACACTCCTGAAAATACTGCTTGACAAATCATTATGATAAGCTCTAAATAACCGTGGTTACAAACTAACCATGGTCATTCAAAAGCGGTCATCCTCGAGGCAGGGGCACGATCTGAATGGGCATCGCAGAACGGAAACAGAGAGAGAAGGAGTCGCGATC harbors:
- a CDS encoding Crp/Fnr family transcriptional regulator yields the protein MDKPAIDPVGRLSLIPLFAGLPRPHLEALAGITVTKSFPAGCRIFSEGEEGRGFYAVLSGRVKIFKLSPEGKEQILHLFGPGEIFGEVAVFTGRGFPAHASAERSSSLLFFPREAFVELIHRDASLALGMLAVLSVRLRRFTRMVEDLSLKEVPGRLAAYLLYRSGDEKKSVVELDLSKAQLAALLGTIPETLSRILTRMGRRGLIRTQGSRITILEREGIEAIATEGSKLA
- a CDS encoding hemerythrin domain-containing protein; translated protein: MKPIGPLMWEHRLIERMIRAVKVEIERIARENTVNPVAVDVAVDFIRTYADRTHHGKEEDILFREMKKKKLTPEHARIMDELIEEHREGRKTVARLVAAKEQYLKGDAAAVATVVECLRWLTDFYPKHITKEDKGFFYPILAYFSDAEQKAMLDEFYEFDRKMIHETYSRVVDAFDTGRP